In one window of Allorhodopirellula heiligendammensis DNA:
- the thrS gene encoding threonine--tRNA ligase: MSTASVQHVDVQLPDGTTHSHSGDTTAMDIARGISDGLARSVVAAEVDGKIVDSFRPLGEVAGADGTLALKLLTSRDSSALDVLRHSAAHVMARAIMRLYQGVSLAFGPTTSGGFYYDFDLPEKISEDDFPKIEAEIKKIIKEKEPFERFVLDRDEARKLCDDLDQDLKVEHIDTGLGDQATVSFYRQGEFVDLCRGPHIPHAGMIKAIKLLSVAGAYWKGDAAGRQLQRVYGTAFFDKKELAAYLEQLEEARRRDHRVLGKQHGLFAINPEVGQGLCLWLPKGARVRVALEDFLRKELLSRGYDPVYSPHIGRVELYETSGHFPYYRDSQFAPLFGTEVGGLLDAWSSRLNEGNLSGDDEEKLMAAAEVFGVKLPQYKASASADAKQKVLHDWQLTHERYLLKPMNCPHHCQIFAAQPRSYRQLPLRLFEFGTVYRHEQTGELNGMMRVRGLTQDDAHIFCTAEQVEEEFRATIELTKFVLESVGLDDYRVQLSLRDPDSSKYVGSEANWDHAESALRGVLQHSGLEFNEEPGEAAFYGPKADFMVRDCIGRSWQLGTVQLDYNLPQRFKLEYKGNDNATHQPVMIHRAPFGSLERFTGMLIEHFAGAFPMWLSPEQVRVLPLSDKSLDYAVAVAKQLDEAGLKVTVDSHDGKVQAKIRNAQLDLVNYMAVVGPKEAESGHVALRDRIDGDLGSMPVAEAIARLTDEIKNRTVRQAVRSSSVSVAESGETSHEY; this comes from the coding sequence ATGTCTACCGCTTCGGTTCAACACGTTGACGTTCAATTGCCCGATGGCACCACTCACAGTCATTCTGGCGATACCACGGCGATGGACATTGCCCGGGGCATCAGTGACGGTTTGGCCCGCTCCGTCGTGGCCGCTGAGGTGGACGGCAAGATTGTGGATTCATTCCGTCCGCTCGGCGAGGTGGCCGGCGCAGACGGGACGCTGGCGCTCAAACTACTGACTTCGCGTGACTCGTCGGCGCTCGATGTGCTGCGGCACTCGGCGGCCCACGTGATGGCGCGCGCCATCATGCGGCTCTATCAAGGCGTCTCGCTGGCGTTCGGGCCGACCACGTCCGGGGGGTTCTACTACGACTTCGACCTGCCCGAGAAAATCAGCGAGGATGATTTTCCTAAAATTGAAGCCGAAATCAAAAAGATCATCAAGGAAAAAGAGCCGTTCGAGCGATTTGTGCTTGATCGCGACGAGGCGCGCAAACTCTGCGACGATCTTGACCAAGATCTCAAGGTGGAGCACATCGATACGGGGTTGGGCGACCAAGCCACCGTCAGCTTTTATCGTCAGGGTGAATTTGTTGACCTCTGCCGAGGGCCCCATATCCCGCATGCGGGGATGATCAAAGCGATCAAACTGCTGTCCGTGGCGGGCGCCTACTGGAAGGGCGACGCGGCCGGCCGACAGTTACAACGGGTCTACGGCACTGCATTTTTTGACAAGAAGGAACTCGCCGCCTACCTCGAGCAACTAGAAGAAGCCAGGCGCCGCGATCACCGTGTGCTCGGTAAACAGCACGGATTGTTCGCGATCAATCCGGAGGTCGGCCAAGGACTCTGTCTGTGGTTGCCCAAGGGGGCCCGGGTGCGGGTAGCTTTGGAGGATTTCCTGCGGAAGGAGTTGCTCTCACGCGGGTACGATCCCGTTTACAGTCCGCACATCGGTCGCGTCGAATTGTACGAGACCAGTGGCCACTTTCCGTATTATCGCGACAGCCAGTTTGCCCCGTTGTTCGGTACCGAAGTTGGTGGGCTGCTCGATGCGTGGAGCAGTCGGCTCAATGAGGGCAACCTCAGTGGCGATGACGAGGAAAAGTTAATGGCGGCGGCGGAGGTATTCGGGGTCAAACTGCCTCAGTACAAGGCGTCTGCGTCTGCCGATGCCAAACAGAAGGTACTCCATGACTGGCAACTCACCCACGAGCGATATTTGCTCAAACCGATGAATTGCCCGCATCACTGTCAGATCTTTGCCGCCCAGCCGCGATCTTATCGCCAGCTACCGCTGCGATTGTTCGAGTTCGGCACCGTTTATCGGCACGAGCAAACCGGCGAACTGAACGGCATGATGCGGGTGCGTGGTCTGACTCAAGATGACGCTCACATCTTCTGCACCGCTGAGCAAGTTGAAGAGGAGTTCCGCGCTACCATTGAACTGACCAAATTTGTGTTGGAGTCGGTTGGCCTGGACGATTACCGCGTCCAGCTGTCGTTGCGAGATCCCGACAGCAGCAAGTACGTCGGTAGCGAAGCCAATTGGGACCACGCTGAAAGCGCCCTGCGTGGTGTGCTGCAGCATTCCGGTTTGGAGTTCAACGAGGAGCCTGGCGAAGCCGCGTTCTACGGACCGAAGGCTGACTTTATGGTTCGAGACTGCATCGGTCGTTCGTGGCAACTCGGAACGGTGCAGTTGGACTATAACTTGCCGCAGCGGTTCAAGCTCGAGTACAAAGGCAACGACAACGCGACCCATCAACCTGTCATGATCCACCGCGCCCCGTTCGGATCGCTTGAGCGATTTACCGGGATGTTGATCGAGCATTTTGCCGGGGCTTTCCCGATGTGGCTATCGCCCGAACAGGTCCGCGTGCTGCCGCTGAGTGACAAGTCGCTTGACTATGCCGTTGCGGTTGCCAAGCAACTTGACGAGGCGGGACTGAAGGTCACCGTGGATTCGCACGACGGCAAGGTGCAGGCGAAAATCCGCAATGCCCAGCTCGACTTGGTCAATTACATGGCCGTCGTGGGGCCCAAGGAAGCCGAGAGCGGACACGTGGCCCTCCGTGACCGCATCGATGGGGACCTTGGTTCCATGCCCGTCGCCGAAGCGATCGCTCGGTTGACCGACGAAATCAAGAACCGAACCGTTCGCCAAGCCGTGCGATCATCGAGTGTATCGGTCGCTGAATCGGGTGAAACGTCGCACGAGTATTGA
- the mutL gene encoding DNA mismatch repair endonuclease MutL, translated as MNAITSNEPATDSSASVPAPPTGPRIIRQLPPQLVNQIAAGEVIERPASVVKELLENSIDAGASRVELTIAGGGVEMIRISDDGCGMTADQLPLAVTSHATSKLPEDDSLFHVGTLGFRGEALASIASVSQMTIRSRAEGTPSGSQIDIRGGVIESPGPCGCPVGTTIEVRNLFFNTPVRRKFLKTPQTERGHIVEAFTRLALANPKVHFVLRNGDKEMFDLLPTPRWADRIEAFFGTEISESLILIESDDAQVKIFGFACDPAVSRGNNRMQYLFLNGRHIRDRALQHALGEAYRGLLMVGRHPVCFLRMTMPPEMIDVNVHPAKLEVRFTDSGRVYSRLLQTLRQRFLSTDMTHRVSSAPAPEPVTGDALRSRGESVMGMPAREVDGQRQAVIDWARTGRDAPRDQSISTTTHRIDSSLSPATTAHTTALGGAPEFRPFGGDVQHAPTRAPWDGDESTGNAPIPPGSVGAQDRTGDNAESASGGDAQPSTMQSVGGVSPSVCYLGFQVHNRYLVTQDDKGMVVIDQHALHERVLYERVCKKVLGENGSLEAQRLLVPEPVSLTPAERVAALEVKETLARIGLEIEDFGGETILIQSYPAIMPNKDPAEMLRTILESVMGAGRDPNPYDLLNHLLSTVACKAAVKAGDPLSPEEIVSLLEQKDLYQDTHHCPHGRPTALFFSRDELDRMFGRLGPRGRVTV; from the coding sequence ATGAACGCGATCACCTCCAACGAACCGGCGACCGACTCCTCTGCTTCTGTCCCGGCGCCGCCCACGGGGCCGAGGATCATCCGGCAGCTGCCGCCGCAACTGGTTAACCAGATTGCCGCCGGCGAGGTGATTGAGCGTCCGGCCTCCGTCGTCAAGGAATTGCTCGAAAACAGCATTGACGCGGGTGCCTCGCGCGTCGAGCTGACGATCGCGGGTGGCGGCGTCGAAATGATCCGGATCAGCGATGACGGCTGCGGCATGACCGCCGATCAATTGCCATTGGCAGTGACCAGCCACGCGACCAGTAAACTTCCTGAAGACGATTCGCTGTTTCACGTTGGCACGCTGGGGTTCCGCGGGGAAGCGCTCGCGTCGATCGCCAGCGTGTCGCAGATGACCATCCGCAGTCGCGCCGAAGGCACTCCCAGCGGCAGTCAAATAGACATTCGCGGTGGTGTCATCGAGTCCCCGGGCCCCTGCGGATGTCCAGTCGGGACGACCATCGAAGTCCGCAATCTGTTCTTCAACACACCTGTGCGGCGAAAATTTCTGAAGACTCCGCAAACGGAACGCGGACACATCGTCGAAGCATTCACCCGCTTGGCACTGGCGAACCCCAAAGTTCACTTTGTGCTGCGCAACGGTGACAAGGAGATGTTCGACTTATTGCCCACGCCACGTTGGGCAGATCGGATCGAAGCTTTCTTCGGTACCGAGATTTCGGAGTCGTTGATCTTGATCGAGAGCGACGACGCTCAAGTGAAGATATTTGGCTTCGCCTGCGACCCCGCCGTCAGCCGAGGCAACAACCGTATGCAGTACCTGTTTCTCAATGGGCGGCATATCCGGGATCGGGCATTGCAACACGCGCTCGGTGAAGCTTACCGAGGACTGTTGATGGTGGGCCGTCACCCCGTCTGTTTCCTACGAATGACGATGCCGCCTGAAATGATCGATGTCAATGTGCATCCGGCGAAACTGGAGGTGCGTTTCACTGACAGTGGCCGTGTCTACAGTCGGTTACTGCAAACGCTCCGGCAAAGATTCCTATCCACCGACATGACACACCGTGTCAGTTCGGCACCGGCCCCCGAACCGGTCACCGGCGATGCTTTGCGATCGCGTGGAGAATCTGTCATGGGCATGCCAGCTCGTGAAGTGGATGGTCAGCGGCAGGCAGTCATTGATTGGGCGCGTACCGGGCGTGACGCACCGCGTGATCAATCCATCTCGACGACCACCCATCGGATCGATTCCTCTTTGTCACCGGCAACCACTGCCCATACGACAGCGCTCGGCGGTGCTCCCGAGTTCCGGCCCTTTGGCGGAGACGTACAGCACGCTCCAACGCGTGCACCTTGGGACGGGGATGAATCCACCGGCAATGCGCCCATACCTCCCGGCAGTGTTGGCGCCCAGGACAGGACTGGGGACAACGCCGAGTCTGCGTCCGGCGGCGACGCGCAACCATCGACGATGCAGTCCGTCGGCGGAGTCAGCCCGAGTGTTTGTTATCTCGGCTTCCAAGTTCACAATCGCTATTTGGTCACGCAGGACGACAAGGGAATGGTTGTCATCGACCAACACGCCTTGCATGAGCGAGTGCTCTACGAACGCGTCTGTAAAAAAGTGTTGGGCGAGAACGGGTCCTTGGAAGCCCAGCGATTGCTCGTCCCTGAGCCCGTTTCCCTAACACCCGCAGAACGCGTCGCGGCACTTGAAGTCAAAGAGACGCTTGCGCGGATCGGATTAGAAATCGAGGACTTCGGTGGTGAGACCATTCTGATCCAATCCTATCCGGCGATCATGCCGAACAAGGATCCCGCAGAGATGCTGCGAACGATTTTAGAATCGGTGATGGGCGCCGGCCGCGATCCCAATCCCTATGACTTGCTGAACCATCTGCTCAGCACGGTGGCGTGCAAGGCTGCTGTGAAAGCGGGCGACCCGCTCTCGCCAGAGGAGATCGTCAGTTTGCTCGAACAGAAAGATCTTTACCAAGACACGCACCACTGCCCGCACGGACGGCCGACGGCTTTGTTCTTCAGTCGCGACGAACTCGATCGCATGTTCGGCCGCCTCGGACCTCGCGGACGCGTGACGGTTTAA